Proteins encoded within one genomic window of Gammaproteobacteria bacterium:
- the imuA gene encoding translesion DNA synthesis-associated protein ImuA has product MNTKLEEILKEHPTLWHGQGIPRHDGKGIPTGFQGLDAVLPGGGWPPGALVDIVTAHRGIGELGILLPAMARLCGSGLQAVWIDPSFIPYAPTLRQAGVNTHHVLIVGPCRSEGDIPWCMEKILRSASCGMAMAWPRQLDFRATRRLQLAAEAGGSLGFLFHATDPGNSPTALRICLSPRDGALVVRIAKARGTLGRTVVELPR; this is encoded by the coding sequence GTGAACACGAAGCTGGAAGAGATCCTGAAGGAACACCCGACCCTGTGGCACGGGCAGGGAATTCCCCGACATGACGGGAAAGGCATCCCGACCGGATTTCAAGGGCTCGATGCCGTCCTGCCCGGAGGCGGGTGGCCACCCGGCGCCCTGGTGGACATCGTGACTGCGCATCGAGGCATCGGTGAACTGGGCATCCTGCTCCCCGCCATGGCCCGGCTTTGCGGCAGTGGTCTCCAGGCCGTCTGGATCGACCCGTCGTTCATACCCTACGCCCCCACGCTGCGGCAGGCCGGAGTGAACACACATCACGTCCTGATCGTCGGACCTTGCCGTTCGGAGGGCGACATTCCCTGGTGCATGGAGAAAATTCTGCGCTCGGCGAGTTGTGGCATGGCGATGGCCTGGCCGCGGCAACTGGATTTTCGTGCGACGCGACGCCTGCAGCTCGCGGCCGAGGCAGGCGGCAGCCTGGGCTTTCTGTTCCACGCCACGGATCCCGGCAATTCACCCACTGCCCTGCGGATTTGCCTGAGTCCCCGGGATGGTGCCCTCGTGGTCAGGATCGCCAAGGCGCGGGGCACCCTCGGGCGCACCGTTGTGGAACTCCCCCGCTGA